The Anguilla anguilla isolate fAngAng1 chromosome 2, fAngAng1.pri, whole genome shotgun sequence genome contains the following window.
gttgttttggctctgtactcctgcacaaaggatttgaaataaaacaatgtgaaTTATATATAAATGGGTGGTAATTcctacatatttcatttgatgtgaatgtaaatactctcaaattaaagctgacagtcccCACTTTaactgttgttttatttcaaatcctatgtgctggagtacagggaAAAAACTATTTCCCCTGATCCAAATACCTTtggactgcactgtaaaattatttcatacatAATTCATACACaacattgaaaaatgaaaccgaatgaatgaatgacattttattcatatagcACATTTCCAGGTCAAGcatcacaaagtgcttcacagacCATTATGAACAATTAGCATGAGCCCATTACCCCATACTTCATACTCTTGGTTACCTATAATAATATAGTTAAGGGTGCATGGACtgcttattttttctgaagtgtAAACTCCAAGTTCTTTGATACAAAGAGGTCATTAAGTACACACGTTTTGTTTAAGACTGAACACATTAATCAGCGCTATCTTCAGAGGTGCTGACATACCGTGTTTGTTAGGGAAATTTCAACACAGGGCCCACAGAATCCAAGgtaataaagataaataaatataaaataaaaatactttgaaaCAAAGTTTGTCAACTGATATCTCAGATAAAACATACTGTCTACCATCTAAATGAAAAAGGCAGAAATGTCTGGGTCTCTCTTGCAAAAGAGatgtatctcaatgggaccgCCTggttaaacaaattaaaataaataaataaaattgtctaTTTTCAGAATACAAATTTGCAATACACAATACCATGTTTCTTTTGACAGTACATCAAAACAGTTTTCACATTGTTTCCTTCAAATTTTACTCATAGCAATTTAATCATGACAAAACATCACCCATCAATCCACAAggaatttcatttcatatttacaaggaactaaaattgtatttttgaaagactaaacactgcaaaatgacCAGCTTACCACAGATCATTCAGTCCTTCTACTAAAAACAAACACCCACCAAATAAGAATTAGGAAACCACAACATGGTGGTTTGTCCTAAAACAATATGAAGGGAGTTTGCTAAACAAGCAAAAGTACTTCCCTCACGGAGAAGACGTGTAGGGCTTTTCGCCTGTGTGAATTCTCAGGTGCATCTGTAAACCAGATTTTCtataaaaacacttttcacaatGCAtacacttgtatggcttttcCCCTGTATGTATTCTGAGGTGTACACCTAAATAAAACTTTGTactaaaacacttctcacactggGTAcacttgtagggcttttcaccagtATGAATCCCCTGGTGGCTATTTAAATTAGATATTCTGGAAAATGACTTGcaacactgagaacatttgtagggcttttcgcCTGAATGAATTTGCTGGTGAAGATTTAAAGCAGATTTTCTattaaaacacttctcacaatGCATGcacttgtatggcttttcacctgtatgaattttcAGGTGTACAATCAAGCATGATTTTAAACGAAAGCACTTTTCACATTGTGTAcacttgtagggcttttcaccagtATGAATCCCCTGGTGGCTATTCAAATTAGATATTCTTGAAAAGGACTTGCAACACTGAgagcatttgtagggcttttcacctgaatgaattCTCAGGTGCATCTGTAAACCAGATTTTCTATGAAAACACTTCTCACAATGCATACACTTATacggcttttcacctgtatgaattctctggtgcacacctaaataaaattttgtactgaaacacttctcacactgaatacatttgaagggcttttcacctgtatgaattttcTGGTGGCTATGCAAATGTGATATTCTTGAAAATAACTTTGAGCATTGAGAacatttgtatggcttttcacctgaatgaattTGCTGGTGTAGATTTAAAACAGATTTCTTTATAAAGGCCTTACCACAATGAGGACACTTGTaaggtttttcacctgtatgagtTCTCATGTGTATACCCAAGTAATTCTTTGAACAAAAACACTTCTTGCACTGTGTACACTTGTACAACTTTTCACCAGTATGATTGTCACCTTTCTTGCTATGAATTGtcctgttttgaaataaatttgaaagCCTTTGGCTTTTCCTTGAATTTTTCAGAATGGATTCAATTTTGACATTAATCTTCCTACAACATTTAGGTTTTCTGCTACAATTACTACTTCGCTGGACAATTCTGGccatattattttcattcatgtcACAGTGACTATTTAAGTCCTCACATTGGATTGGCAAATCAAGAATGTCTTCTTTTGTACAGTTTGGATTAGGCTCTCCTGCACATTCAGCCTGCTCTTTGTGATCATCAGCTCCATTCATCATAGTACTCATGAGATCACTCACTAAACCTTCACTGGATTCACACTTCATTTGATCAGATTtaatatgaacacatttaatatCCTGCAAGTCCCTGACATGTTCTGTCATATGGTATCCTCCATCATCAgcctctgtttttatttggtcAGGACGCAGATGGGTTACATATCCCAGCTCTGTACTTTCAAGATGCTCTGTCTTAATAAGATCCCCAGCGTGGGTGGAGCCAAGATCAGTTTCTATTTTaatcagtggtgtgtgtgtgtggtgtacatcactgaccacgctgtgtgctgtgacacactctggctccagtgtgttgagtcctggtgcagcacactctgtctctg
Protein-coding sequences here:
- the LOC118219978 gene encoding zinc finger protein 883-like isoform X1, which translates into the protein MQAGVCLRQDTETTLPELTEQHRIRKKEEEFSGLGSVHMAESETECAAPGLNTLEPECVTAHSVVSDVHHTHTPLIKIETDLGSTHAGDLIKTEHLESTELGYVTHLRPDQIKTEADDGGYHMTEHVRDLQDIKCVHIKSDQMKCESSEGLVSDLMSTMMNGADDHKEQAECAGEPNPNCTKEDILDLPIQCEDLNSHCDMNENNMARIVQRSSNCSRKPKCCRKINVKIESILKNSRKSQRLSNLFQNRTIHSKKGDNHTGEKLYKCTQCKKCFCSKNYLGIHMRTHTGEKPYKCPHCGKAFIKKSVLNLHQQIHSGEKPYKCSQCSKLFSRISHLHSHQKIHTGEKPFKCIQCEKCFSTKFYLGVHQRIHTGEKPYKCMHCEKCFHRKSGLQMHLRIHSGEKPYKCSQCCKSFSRISNLNSHQGIHTGEKPYKCTQCEKCFRLKSCLIVHLKIHTGEKPYKCMHCEKCFNRKSALNLHQQIHSGEKPYKCSQCCKSFSRISNLNSHQGIHTGEKPYKCTQCEKCFSTKFYLGVHLRIHTGEKPYKCMHCEKCFYRKSGLQMHLRIHTGEKPYTSSP